The following proteins are co-located in the Gossypium hirsutum isolate 1008001.06 chromosome A02, Gossypium_hirsutum_v2.1, whole genome shotgun sequence genome:
- the LOC107952441 gene encoding uncharacterized protein — MGKSHQSSSKRSREFTIQSNASVEFLGRKKDKQHTASKAQTISVLDEKEKKQDVRTSSAPSRGRLQKNLGNGASSRGAPRDTTVRSKGRAPAKTYVIRARKEVSSPNVITMDCGTKVIELKCEDGNVLRVEPDESDNSPVVISSMTAERYLRKGCEAYLAFALNTQASKLKNQLVPMKELNLRQRRLLELIKDYKLVIDYHPRKTNVVADALSRKSLLALKAMNAQLIVTNGGSILAMMRARSTFLQEICEAQKGDRDLHAKMAQYKMRNELEFSIGTDGCMMY; from the exons atggggaaatcacatcagtcctcatctaaaagATCGAGAGAGTTCACTATTCAGTCAAATGCTTCAGTGGAGTTTCTGGGTAGAAAGAAGGACAAGCAGCACACAGCGTCGAAAGCTCAAACTATTTCTGTG TtggatgagaaagagaaaaaacaaGACGTGAGGACGAGTAGTGCTCCTTCAAGGGGTAGACTACAAAAGAACCTAGGTaatggggctagcagtagaggtgctCCTAGAGATACAACTGTGAGGTCCAAGGGCCGAGCGCCTGCAAAAACTTATGTCATTCGCGCTCGCAAAGAAGTATCTTCACCAAATGTGATTacga TGGATTGCGGAACAAAAGTTatcgagttgaaatgtgaagacgggaatgttcttcgggttgaaccagATGAATCGGATAACTCACCTGTAGTGATATCGTCTATGACTGcggagagatatttgagaaaagggtgtgaagcttatctcgCTTTTGCATTGAACACTCAAGCGTCTAAATTGAAGAACCAATTAGTGCCAATG aaggagttgaatctacgTCAACGAAGGTTgctagagttgataaaggattacaagttagtgattgactaccacccgagGAAGACGAATGTAGTCGCCgacgctctgagtagaaaatcattgttaGCCTTGAAGGCTATGAATGCTCAATTGATTGTGACTAATGGTGGCTCGATTCTAGCTATGATGAGAGCTAGATCTACAttccttcaagagatttgtgaggctcagaaaggtgatagGGACTTGCACGCTAAAATGGCTCAGTATAAGATGAGAAATGAATTAGAGTTTAGTATTGGTACTGACGGTTGTATGATGTACTaa